The genomic region GCATGGGCGGCACGCCGAAGATCTCCGGCAAGACGCTCGGGCTGGTGGCGTTCGGCAACATCGCCAGGGCCGTGGCGCGGCGGGCGAAGGGGTTCAACCTGCGCGTGCTGGCCTACGATCCGTTCGTCACCCCCGAGGCGATGCGGGAGCTTGGCGTCGAGCCGGCCACCCTGGAGCAGGTGTTCCAGGAGGCCGACTTCATCTCGGCGCACGCGCCGCACTCCAAGGCGACCCACCACATCATCAACAAGCAGTTGTTCGACCAGATGAAGCCGTCGGCCATCTTCATCAACACCGGCCGTGGCCCGGTCGTGGACGAGGAAGCCTTGATCGCGGCGCTGCGCGATGGCAAGCTGGCCGGGGCCGGCCTCGACGTGCTGGAGCAGGAGCCGCCCGATCCGAGCAACCCGCTGCTCTCGATGCCGAACGTGACGGTCACACCGCACGTCGCCGCGCAGTCCAACGAGTCGAACGTGGCGCGCCGGCTGCGGCACGGCGAGGAGATCGCGGCGGTGCTGACGGGCAAGCGTCCGCGCAACTGCGTGAACCGCGAGGTGCTGGAAAAGCTGCCGCTGGCGTAGCGGTCGGCGGGCACCTGACAGGGCGATTGCATGTTCATTGGTGTACCCGAAGCATCATGGAACGGGCGGTCGGGGACTGAAGTCCCCGCCTAC from Chloroflexota bacterium harbors:
- a CDS encoding C-terminal binding protein; this encodes MTFKVVVTNPRGTTLEHERVALDPIDAELVPVFAEDEASYITQVADADAIIAGLKVRVSANVIASLKQCKIIQATGIGVDRIDVEAATAAGIPVVNVPDVFTEEVADQAFALLLAVNRKVVFCADMTRAGKWAQAMSGMGGTPKISGKTLGLVAFGNIARAVARRAKGFNLRVLAYDPFVTPEAMRELGVEPATLEQVFQEADFISAHAPHSKATHHIINKQLFDQMKPSAIFINTGRGPVVDEEALIAALRDGKLAGAGLDVLEQEPPDPSNPLLSMPNVTVTPHVAAQSNESNVARRLRHGEEIAAVLTGKRPRNCVNREVLEKLPLA